A DNA window from Acidimicrobiia bacterium contains the following coding sequences:
- a CDS encoding TIGR03564 family F420-dependent LLM class oxidoreductase: MNIGILGRAGSLEDQLAHATGAEADGFASWALPQIMAEDALTTLAVAGTRTDRITLGTAVVPVYGRHPANLAMQATTVNAATGGRLLLGIGLSHQVMIEGVFGISFDKPVGYLSEYLDILLPAMAGEVVDVEGDRNSFHGATQPVAAAPPVVVAALGPQMLRLAGQRTDGTITWMTGRRTLGDHTVPTITQAAAEAGRPAPRIIVGLPVCVTDDVDGARARANELFAIYGELPSYRAMLDREGAESPGDVAIIGAEESVVDQIQALAGEGVTDFGASEFATNADEAARTRQALRSLL, translated from the coding sequence ATGAACATCGGCATACTGGGACGAGCAGGGAGCCTCGAGGATCAACTCGCTCACGCGACCGGTGCCGAGGCCGACGGCTTCGCGAGCTGGGCACTCCCGCAGATCATGGCCGAGGACGCTCTCACGACGTTGGCCGTTGCGGGCACCCGCACCGACCGGATCACCCTCGGAACCGCTGTGGTGCCGGTCTACGGACGGCACCCCGCCAACCTGGCCATGCAGGCCACGACGGTCAACGCTGCCACGGGTGGACGGCTGCTCCTCGGTATCGGCCTGTCGCACCAGGTGATGATCGAGGGTGTGTTCGGTATCAGTTTCGACAAGCCTGTCGGCTACCTCAGCGAGTACCTCGACATCCTCTTGCCGGCCATGGCAGGGGAGGTCGTCGACGTGGAGGGTGACCGCAACAGCTTCCACGGAGCGACACAGCCCGTCGCCGCGGCGCCCCCCGTCGTGGTCGCCGCCCTCGGCCCGCAGATGCTCCGCTTGGCGGGCCAACGCACCGACGGGACGATCACATGGATGACGGGTCGCCGAACACTCGGTGACCACACCGTGCCGACGATCACGCAGGCCGCCGCGGAGGCCGGCCGTCCGGCACCGCGGATCATCGTCGGGCTTCCGGTGTGCGTGACCGACGACGTCGACGGTGCCCGGGCCCGCGCGAACGAGCTGTTCGCCATCTACGGCGAGCTCCCGTCGTACCGGGCCATGCTGGACCGGGAGGGAGCAGAGTCACCCGGCGACGTCGCCATCATCGGCGCCGAGGAGTCAGTGGTCGACCAGATCCAGGCTCTGGCGGGGGAGGGCGTCACCGATTTCGGCGCCTCCGAGTTCGCGACCAACGCCGACGAGGCCGCCCGCACCCGCCAGGCGTTGCGTTCACTTCTCTAG
- the gcvPB gene encoding aminomethyl-transferring glycine dehydrogenase subunit GcvPB, with amino-acid sequence MTSPSARNRDVPASLATPSAGRAASTPVAGKATEPTIFELSSPGRRAWSFAATDIPEVELSSVVGSEHLAEDLPLLPEVSERDLVAHVTRLSSRNYSVDHGAYPLGSCTMKYNPKLCDATTALAGFAGAHPAQPTSQIQGWMELLVGLEESLCAVTGMHAATLQPAAGAAGELTGLLLMRAWHAARGRQRSKVLIPDSAHGTNPASVTLGGFDVVEVPTDERGLVDLGALRDLVDEDVAGLMLTNPNTLGLFERDIQEIAAVLHDAGSLLYYDGANLNAILGVVRPGDMGFDIVHLNLHKTFAVPHGGGGPGAGPVAVSERLAPFLPGPRPEFDDESGRFEWTTPECSIGRIHGWHGNALALARAYAYILVNGGDGLRRVADAAVLNARYLQERLRGVFEFPYDEPCMHEFVASATPLKARADVRAIDVAKRFIDEGFHPPTMYFPLIVDEALMVEPTETESPQTVEAMAAAFERIVAEADTDGGEAARSAPHATPVGRVDEVAAAKRLRLRWTPENGDGS; translated from the coding sequence GTGACATCTCCGAGCGCACGCAATCGCGACGTTCCGGCCTCCCTGGCTACCCCGAGCGCCGGGCGGGCAGCGTCGACCCCCGTCGCGGGAAAGGCCACCGAGCCCACGATCTTCGAGCTGTCGTCGCCGGGCCGGCGTGCATGGTCGTTCGCCGCCACCGACATCCCCGAGGTCGAGTTGTCGTCGGTCGTGGGGTCGGAGCACCTCGCCGAGGACCTCCCACTCCTCCCGGAGGTGTCCGAACGCGACCTCGTCGCGCACGTGACGCGCCTCAGCTCACGTAACTACTCCGTCGACCACGGCGCCTACCCGCTGGGCTCCTGCACGATGAAGTACAACCCGAAGCTGTGCGACGCCACCACGGCGCTCGCCGGGTTCGCCGGCGCGCATCCCGCCCAGCCCACGAGCCAGATCCAGGGGTGGATGGAACTCCTCGTGGGTCTCGAGGAGAGCCTGTGCGCGGTCACGGGGATGCACGCCGCCACGTTGCAGCCGGCCGCCGGCGCCGCGGGGGAACTCACGGGGCTACTGCTCATGCGGGCCTGGCACGCCGCGCGGGGGCGTCAGCGCTCCAAGGTCCTGATCCCCGACAGCGCGCACGGCACGAACCCCGCGTCGGTCACCCTCGGGGGTTTCGACGTCGTCGAGGTCCCCACCGACGAGCGGGGACTCGTCGATCTCGGGGCCCTGCGGGATCTCGTCGACGAGGACGTCGCCGGCCTCATGCTCACCAACCCGAACACCCTGGGTCTCTTCGAGCGCGACATCCAGGAGATCGCCGCCGTCCTCCATGACGCAGGCTCGCTTCTCTACTACGACGGCGCCAACCTGAACGCCATCCTCGGCGTCGTCCGCCCCGGCGACATGGGCTTCGACATCGTCCACCTGAACCTCCACAAGACGTTCGCCGTCCCCCACGGGGGAGGTGGCCCCGGTGCCGGGCCCGTTGCGGTCTCCGAGCGACTGGCACCGTTCCTGCCGGGCCCACGACCGGAGTTCGACGACGAGAGTGGTCGCTTCGAGTGGACCACGCCGGAGTGCTCGATCGGTCGCATCCACGGATGGCACGGCAACGCGCTCGCGCTGGCCCGCGCGTACGCCTACATCCTCGTGAACGGCGGCGACGGACTGCGCCGGGTGGCCGACGCGGCTGTCCTCAACGCCCGGTATCTCCAGGAACGGCTGCGGGGCGTGTTCGAGTTCCCCTACGACGAACCGTGCATGCACGAGTTCGTGGCGTCGGCGACTCCACTGAAGGCGCGCGCCGACGTGCGGGCGATCGACGTCGCCAAGCGCTTCATCGACGAGGGCTTCCATCCTCCCACGATGTACTTCCCCCTGATCGTCGACGAGGCGCTCATGGTGGAGCCCACCGAGACCGAGAGCCCCCAGACGGTCGAGGCGATGGCGGCGGCATTCGAGCGCATCGTCGCCGAGGCCGACACCGACGGGGGAGAGGCTGCCCGCTCCGCTCCGCACGCCACACCCGTGGGCCGGGTCGACGAGGTGGCGGCCGCCAAGCGGCTCCGGTTGCGCTGGACACCCGAGAACGGAGACGGATCATGA